The following are encoded together in the Acinetobacter radioresistens DSM 6976 = NBRC 102413 = CIP 103788 genome:
- a CDS encoding MarR family winged helix-turn-helix transcriptional regulator produces MSNLPTFRSALLVSARLMSDQINTILEPYSLNYSLWQVLHTIHFKHSCTSIDIAEYLNISKPAVAKRIHILIELELLEQIDTEDKRQKMLTLSSKGLSLFEQCSSCIDQFEYSLIRHIEPEQLALVRATLELVLKQLQDSKRGAI; encoded by the coding sequence ATGTCTAATCTTCCTACTTTTCGTTCTGCACTTCTGGTTTCGGCTAGATTGATGAGTGATCAGATTAATACCATTCTTGAACCTTACAGCTTGAATTATTCATTATGGCAGGTACTACATACCATTCACTTTAAACATTCATGTACCTCAATTGATATTGCTGAATATTTAAATATCTCCAAGCCTGCTGTTGCAAAGCGAATACATATATTGATAGAGCTTGAGCTTCTGGAGCAAATTGATACAGAAGATAAACGGCAAAAAATGCTAACTTTATCTTCAAAAGGCTTATCCCTGTTTGAACAATGCAGCAGTTGTATTGATCAATTTGAATATTCATTAATTCGGCACATTGAACCAGAACAACTGGCCCTTGTAAGAGCCACGTTGGAATTAGTGTTGAAGCAACTTCAAGACTCCAAAAGAGGTGCAATATGA